DNA from Streptomyces rishiriensis:
GTGCTCTCCGACCCGCTTGACCAGCCGCGCCATCTCGTACGCGACAAGGCCGATGTCGGCGGTCACGGCGGTGAGGACGGCCAGGCAGGAGCCGTCTCCCGCGGCGGCCACGAACAGGAAGCCGTCGTCCATCTCCACCATGGTCTGGCGTACTCCACCGGCGCCGAAGTGGCGGCCCGCGCCCTTGGCGAGGCTGTGGAAGCCGGAGGCGACGGCGGCGAGGTGCTCGGCGTCCTCCCTCCTGAGATCGGTCGAGGCCCCGACGGCGAGCCCGTCGTTGGACAGCACCACGGCGTGCCGTACCTCGCTCACGCGCATCACCAAATCGTCCAGCAGCCAGTCGAGTTCACCGGACTGCCGGCCGGGCCTCGTGCTCGGATCCTTGATCATCTGGAGTCTCCTTCGCTGCTGTCGCTGCCCGGTTCGGGTTCCGGGGCGTCTCCGTGGCCGGGCTGTCTGCCGCCGCCGCGCGCCCAGCCCTCCCGGTAGGCGGACATCCGGTTCCGTACGAGCTCGGGGGTGCGCTCCTCGTCGCCGCGCGGGCCGTGCGGCTGGGCCGGTTCCTCGGCGAGTCGTCTGCGCAGTTGGGGGGCGAGGTTGGCCTGCCGCACCCGGCGCGGGAGGTCGTCCGATCCTTCGGCTCCTTCGGCGTCGTCCTCGGGGCGGTGCAGGCGCAAGGCGGTGACTCCGGGAGGCGGGGGTTCGGCGGCCGCCGGTTCGGCGACGGCCCGTTCGGGTGCGGCTCGTACGGGCGCCACCAGCGCGGGGCGGTCGGCGGAGGCGGGGACGGCCTCCTGACGCCGGTCGGCGGTGTGCCGGTCCGCGGCGGACACGCGCGCGTACACACGTTCCGCGGGCTGCTGCGCGGCCTGCGGCTCCGCTCGGGTGGAACGTTCCGGCTTGCCGCTGTGCAGCAGCGCCGTCGGCAGCAGGACGACCGCCGTGGTGCCGCCGTACGGCGAGGTCCGCAGGTGGACCTTGATGCCGTGACGGGCTGCGAGCCTGCTGACCACGAACAGGCCGAGCTGGTCGCTGTCGAACAGGTCGAGCGCCTCTGACCGGGCGATGCGCCGGTTGGCCTCGGTGAAGGTCTCCTTGCCCATGCCCAGGCCCCGGTCCTCGACCTCGACGGCGTAGCCGTTGCCCACCGGTTCGCCGGTGACCCGCACGCGCGTGTGCGGGGGCGAGAACTGGGCGGCGTTCTCGATGAGTTCGGCGAGCAGGTGGGTGAGGTCGGCGACGGCGGTGCCGATCACGGCTGCCTCCGGGAGCTGCCGTACCTCCACGCGCGCGTAGTCCTCGACCTCGGAGACGGCGGCACGGACCACGTTGGTGAGGGACACCGGCATGCGCCAGGCCCGGCCGGGCGCCGCCCCCGAGAGAATGATCAGGCTCTCCGCGTGGCGCCGCATGCGGGTGGTGAGATGGTCGAGCCGGAAGAGGTCGCTCAGCTCGTTCGGATCGTCGGAGCGGCGCTCCATGCTGTCCAGAAGGCTCAGTTGGCGGTGGACGAGTACCTGACTGCGGCGGGCGAGGTTGACGAACACCCCGGAGATGCCGCTGGCGAGTTCGGCGCGCTCCACCGCGGCCCGCAGGGCCGCACGGTGCACCGTACCCAGGGCCTGGGCGACCTGGCCGGTCTCGTCCTCGGAGGGAGGTCCCGGCGGCGCCTCGGCGCGAACGTCGATCTCCTCCCCGGCGCGTAGTTTCCGCATGGCCTCCGGCAGTTTGCGCCGAGCGATCTCCAGGGCGCTGTTGCGCAGGCTGACCAGCTCGACGACGAGTCCGCGGCCGATGCGCACGGAGATGACGAGCGAGGCGACGACGGCCGCGAGGCCCAGCAGGACAGCGGCGCCGGCCGAGGTGAGCAGACCGCGGGTGAACGGGTCGGCGCGGTCGGCGACACCGCGTCCGGCGTCCGCCTCGATCGTCCGCATCCCGTTCTGCACGCGCGCGTGGGCCTTGTCCCAGATGCCGGCGGGGGCGGCGGCGGTCGCCTTCGCGCCCGGCCCGTCGGCGAGGACCTTGTCCTCGGCGGTGTACAGGGCCGCGTAGGCACTGCCGGCGGCGAGACGCTGCCAGGCGGTGCGTTCGGGCCCGCGCAGGTCCGCGACGGCCGACTGCGTCAGGGTGCGGCGGGTGTCCACTGCGCCGGCGAAGAGCCGCAGGCGCTCTCCGTCGAGGCGTCCGGCGAGGCGCGCACCGGTGAGCACGACTCCCTCCTGCGCCAGTGCCTCTCCCGCGCGGGAGAACTCGAGCAGCACGCGCGCGTCCGAGCCGAGTTCGGCATCCTGGACGCCGGAGAGGGCGCCGCCGACCGAGAAGGCCGCCGAGATCGTGCTCGTGTACCGGCCGTACGTCTCCTGCCAGCCGGCGCTGCCGTCGAGGACCGCCGTCCGCAGCGAGGGGAGCCCTTCGGCCCCGGAGACGAACGCCTCGAGCCGCTGGGCCACTCCGGCGGGGAGTTCCTGGCCGTCGGCGACGGTGCTGTCGTCGCCGAGCCGCAGCCGGCCCACCGCGCGGTCCGTGCTTTCGGCGAGCGTCCTCAGGTCGCCGCCCTGCCCGGGGGCGGGTTCGGTCGCGTAGCGTACGGCGGCCGCCCGTTCGGTCTGGAGAGCGGCCACGGCGGCGGCCACGGGGGCACGGACCTGGGAGTCCACGCGCTGCAACTGGCGCAGCCCGGACACCTCCTGGGCGGTGCTGACGGTGGCGTACGCCCACAGGGCGAGCAGGGAGACGACCGGCACCATCAGCAGGCAGACGATCTTGGCGCGTACGGTGCGCGGTCTGATGCGCCAGCGCTCCGCGCGCGGGGGTATCGCGTCCGCGGGTGTGTCGCTCTCGTCGATCCGCTCGTCCGGGCTCTCGTCGGCCGGGGGTCCTGCGTGGGCGCGGCGCCCACGCGTGGGGGGCGGCGCGTCGGCGCCTGCCGTGGGGGTCCTACGGGGTGTACGCATGGCCTCCTCGCTCGTAAGGGGTTCGTGGCGGGCCGGTCGTGTCAGACGGGCCGGGCCTGCTGTCGGACGGTGAGGCTGTCCACCGGTTGCTGGGCCGAGGCGGACGCCTCGCGCTCCCCGGTCGTGGGCGACAGCGCGACGAAGGCCGAGGTCAGGAAGAGATAGGAGCCGAGGCCGACGGCGAGGGGGAAGATGAACTGCATCGCCGTGGCCCCCGGCAGCGCCTCGCCGGAGGGTGTGACGCGGACGCTCACCGCGAACATCGCGGTGTAGTGCATGCTGCTCACGGCCGCGCCCATGACGAGGGAGGCGAGGGTGACCGCGATCGGCGACCTGATGTTGAGCGCCGCCCACAGGGCCGCGGTCGCCGCGACGACGGCGATCACGACGGACAGGGCGACGCGCACGGGGTCGTAGACCACGTCGGCGTGCAGCCGGACGGCGGCCATGCCCAGGTAGTGCATGCTGGCCACCCCCAGCCCCGTGGTGAGGCCGCCGATCAGCAACGCGCGCGTGCGGTCACGGCTGTAGCCGACGGCGAAGACGCCGGCGCAGACGACGACCATGGCCACGAGAAGGCTGAGCACGGTGAGCGGAACGTCGTAGCGGATGTCGGTGCCGCTGACGGCGAAGCCGAGCATGGCCACGAAGTGCATGGTCCAGATTCCGGTGCCGATCGCCGAGGCGGCGGTGATCAGCCAGTTGCGGCGCGAGCGTCCGGTGGCTCCGAGCGCACGCATGGTGCAGCGCAGGCCGAGGGCGGCGCCGACGCAGGCCATCGCGTACGACAGCGCGGGGGTCAGCCAGCCGAAGGCGGCGTGGTCCAGGTGTCCCATGGCCACGGGAGGCTAGTCGGGGCACGGAAGCACAAAGGGGGCGCATTTCGAAAGGTGTTGGAATGTGGCGCAGTGGTGCGCCGGAACGATCGGGTCACGCTCGAACATGTGCACCGAGGCGTCATCCGTGTCGGTGAGGGATCATGCGGAGCATGAGCGACGACCACACACACGTTCAGGAGTTCTTCGGCGCCCGGGCCGCGGACTGGGACAGCCGCTTCCCGGACGACGGTCCCGCCTACGCCGCCGCGGTCGGCGACCTCGGTCTGCGCGCCGGAGACCGTGTGCTGGACGCGGGCTGCGGCACCGGCAGGGCCCTGACGCCGCTGCGTGCGGCCGTGGGCCCGTCGGGAGTGGTCGTCGGGGTGGATCTGACCCCGGCCATGCTGGCGGCCGCCGTACGGGCCGGACGCGACCGCGCCGGACGGCTGGTGCTCGCCGACGTGACCGCGCTCCCCTTTCGCTCCGCGTCGCTGGACGCCGTGTTCGCGGCGGGCCTCGTCGCCCACCTGCCCCGGCCGGAGGAGAACCTCGGGGAACTGGCACGAGTGGTGCGCCCCGGCGGCACGCTGGCCCTGTTCCACCCGATCGGCAGGGCGGCGCTGGCGGCGCGTCAGGGACGGCAGGTGACACCGGAGGACCTGCGTGCGGAACGCAACCTGGGCCCGCTGCTGGCCGGTTCGGGCTGGCGGATGACGTCGTACGCCGACGAGGACGCCCGCTTCCTGGCCCTCGCGGTCCGCGAGACCTGAGGGGT
Protein-coding regions in this window:
- a CDS encoding roadblock/LC7 domain-containing protein, which encodes MIKDPSTRPGRQSGELDWLLDDLVMRVSEVRHAVVLSNDGLAVGASTDLRREDAEHLAAVASGFHSLAKGAGRHFGAGGVRQTMVEMDDGFLFVAAAGDGSCLAVLTAVTADIGLVAYEMARLVKRVGEHLYTAPRLGSRPPAAG
- a CDS encoding sensor histidine kinase, with product MRTPRRTPTAGADAPPPTRGRRAHAGPPADESPDERIDESDTPADAIPPRAERWRIRPRTVRAKIVCLLMVPVVSLLALWAYATVSTAQEVSGLRQLQRVDSQVRAPVAAAVAALQTERAAAVRYATEPAPGQGGDLRTLAESTDRAVGRLRLGDDSTVADGQELPAGVAQRLEAFVSGAEGLPSLRTAVLDGSAGWQETYGRYTSTISAAFSVGGALSGVQDAELGSDARVLLEFSRAGEALAQEGVVLTGARLAGRLDGERLRLFAGAVDTRRTLTQSAVADLRGPERTAWQRLAAGSAYAALYTAEDKVLADGPGAKATAAAPAGIWDKAHARVQNGMRTIEADAGRGVADRADPFTRGLLTSAGAAVLLGLAAVVASLVISVRIGRGLVVELVSLRNSALEIARRKLPEAMRKLRAGEEIDVRAEAPPGPPSEDETGQVAQALGTVHRAALRAAVERAELASGISGVFVNLARRSQVLVHRQLSLLDSMERRSDDPNELSDLFRLDHLTTRMRRHAESLIILSGAAPGRAWRMPVSLTNVVRAAVSEVEDYARVEVRQLPEAAVIGTAVADLTHLLAELIENAAQFSPPHTRVRVTGEPVGNGYAVEVEDRGLGMGKETFTEANRRIARSEALDLFDSDQLGLFVVSRLAARHGIKVHLRTSPYGGTTAVVLLPTALLHSGKPERSTRAEPQAAQQPAERVYARVSAADRHTADRRQEAVPASADRPALVAPVRAAPERAVAEPAAAEPPPPGVTALRLHRPEDDAEGAEGSDDLPRRVRQANLAPQLRRRLAEEPAQPHGPRGDEERTPELVRNRMSAYREGWARGGGRQPGHGDAPEPEPGSDSSEGDSR
- a CDS encoding MHYT domain-containing protein, translating into MGHLDHAAFGWLTPALSYAMACVGAALGLRCTMRALGATGRSRRNWLITAASAIGTGIWTMHFVAMLGFAVSGTDIRYDVPLTVLSLLVAMVVVCAGVFAVGYSRDRTRALLIGGLTTGLGVASMHYLGMAAVRLHADVVYDPVRVALSVVIAVVAATAALWAALNIRSPIAVTLASLVMGAAVSSMHYTAMFAVSVRVTPSGEALPGATAMQFIFPLAVGLGSYLFLTSAFVALSPTTGEREASASAQQPVDSLTVRQQARPV
- a CDS encoding class I SAM-dependent methyltransferase yields the protein MSDDHTHVQEFFGARAADWDSRFPDDGPAYAAAVGDLGLRAGDRVLDAGCGTGRALTPLRAAVGPSGVVVGVDLTPAMLAAAVRAGRDRAGRLVLADVTALPFRSASLDAVFAAGLVAHLPRPEENLGELARVVRPGGTLALFHPIGRAALAARQGRQVTPEDLRAERNLGPLLAGSGWRMTSYADEDARFLALAVRET